In the Pedobacter cryoconitis genome, TTGTGCCGTTAAAAGCCATGTGTTCGGTAAAATGAGCCAGCCCTAACTGATCGTCATTTTCCATTAAAGAACCGATGCGGTTAGCCAGGTAGAGCTCAGCTCTGTTTTTAGGCTCCACATTTTTCCGGATATAATAAGTAAGTCCATTGGGTAATTTGCCGATTTTAACGGCCGGATCATTGGGGATTAGCTTTCCAGTGCGGGCTTTCTGCTGAGCAGCTGGTTGGTGTTTTGTAGTCTTTTGTTGTCCTGATACTGGGTTATTAATTGCGGCAAGCACAGCTAATCCGATGATCGGGATGATATTTTTATACATAAGGGTTTAATTTAAGCGCCTGTTTAAGAAACGGTCTAAAACTATGTTTTGATATAGTTTTGAACGATTTCTTAAACAGGCGTTAAGGGTTTATTAAGAATAATGCTTAGAATTTCCAGCGGACGAAAGCTTCCATCGCTTCGTATTCTGCTAACCCTAAGTCATCATAAGCTTTCGCAGTGTCTCTGTTTCTATCTTCAGCGCGCTCCCAGAATTCTCTGGAATCATCACCCGGAAATACTGCTCTGTCTTTTTGTGACTGGTGTTTGAAAATTGCATATTTCTTTTTCAATAGTTCCTGAGGACTCAATGGAACTGCCATTTCAATTTCATGGGTATCAAATTCCTGCCATGCACCGCGGTACATCCACAACCAGCAATCTTTTGCCCATGCTTCTGTTTGGCGCAACCTGTTCATTGCTTCAATAATTATATTAAAGCAAACCAGGTGTGTTCCGTGTGGATCTTCAAAGTCTCCGGCGGCAAAAATCTGCTCAGGTTTAACTTTTTGAAGTAATTCCATAGTCAGCTCCACATCCAGATTAGTTACCGGGTTTTTCTTATTTTTCCCACTTTCATAAAACGGAAGTGCCATGAAATGGATATGGTCATCTTCCAATCCGCAGTAACGGGCTCCTGCTATCGCTTCACCTTTTCTGATCAGCCCTTTTACGGATTGAATTTCTGGTGTATCTACCTGATTAGGTTTTTTGTCCGCAATAAATGTGCGCATGTTATCATAAATACCTTTCAGTTCTTTTTGATCCAGCCCCATTTTCTCTGCGAAGTCAATGCTGAATTCTACAAATCTTAAGGCGTCATCATCCCATACTGCAGTATTTCCTGAAGTCTGGTAGGCTACATGTACATCGTGTTGCTGATCGACCAGTCGGATAAAAGTACCGCCCATAGAGATGACATCATCGTCTGGGTGCGGAGAGAAAATCACCACTCGTTTTTTAGCTGGGGCTGCTCTTTCCGGACGCTGAGAATCATCTGCGTTTGGTTTTCCTCCCGGCCATCCGGTTATGGTATGTTGTAATTTATTGAAAATATGAATGTTGATGTTGTAAACGGGGCCTCTTTCGATGGCCAATTGTGCCATACCGTGATTGTTGAAATCATCTTCGGTAAGTTTCAAAATTGGCTTTTTTAAGGTGTTTGCTAACCAGATTACTGCTTTTCTGATTAATTTATCTTCCCATACACAGTCTTTAACAAGCCATGGTGTATCAAAACGGGTTAATAGTGATGCTGCATCTTTATCCAGGATAAATTCTACATGATCAGATAGTTGCAGATAGGTAGCGGGTACTTCACTTGAAATTTCGCCTTCTACTGCTTTCTTGATAATGGAAGCTTTTTTCTGGTTCCATGCCATCAGGATGATTTCACGGGCTTTAAAAATAGTTCCGATTCCCATCGTGATTGCTTTGGAGGGTACGAAGGATTTTCCTCCGAAGTCTCTTGCTGCATCTCTTCTGGTCAGGTCATCAAGGGTAACCAGGCGCGTTCCTGAATTGGGAGCCGAACCTGGTTCGTTAAATCCAATGTGCCCTGTACGTCCAATTCCGAGGATTTGAATGTCCAGCCCACCTAGTTCTCCGATTTTGCGTTCGTAATCAAGGCAGAATGCGGGAATAGCTTCCAGTTCGAGTGTCCCATCAGGAATATTGATGTGCTCTTTAGGGATATCAATGTGATCGAATAAATTCTCGTTCATAAAGGTCACATAACTCTGGGCAGCGTTAGGTTGCATCGGGTAATATTCATCCAGGTTGAAGGTGATGACATTGCTGAAGCTCAGATTTTCCTCTTTGTGTAAGCGTACAAGCTCTGCGTATACTGCAATGGGGGTTACTCCGGTTGCAAGGCCTAGAACTGCCTTTTGCTTCTTTTCTTGTTTGTCTCTGATGAGGTTAGCGATACGTTGTGCAACGTTAATGGATGCTACTGCTGGGTTATTAAATACTGAAACAGGGAGTTTTTCGAAACGTGTTTCTTCCAAAAGATTTAATCTGGCCATTGTAATTATGGTGTTTTGAGGATTTAAGGAAGACGTAAATATAAAAAAGTTTTTGAGTCTTCGATAAAAAAGGGATGTAGTGTTTTTTTGACGCATTCATGAAGAATGAACGCACGTCAAAAAAACACTACATCCCTTTTTTATCTCAGCTTATGGGAAGGTTGGAGGGAGGGGAATTTGAAAGGGGTTAATTTGCAGGTGGATATTTGAAAAGCTTAAAATGAACTTAATTGGAAAGACCCAAAACTTAATTAGAAACAGCTGAATTAGAAAGAATCCAATCACAAGAACTGAATTAGAAAAACCTCAATAAAAGATCCCAATCACAAAGAACTGAATTAGAAAGAACTCAATAAGTAGAATTCGATTAGAAAGAAGCCAATCACAAAGAACTTAATTAGAAACAACCGAATTAGAAAGAACTCAATAAAAAAAGCGCAATCACAAAGAGTCCAATTAGCAAGAGCTTAATTAGAGTGAGCCCAATCACAAAGAACTCGACTAAAAAGTTTTTAAAGAGAAATAGGCTTCGAGTTCTTTCAGGGTGTTTTCGTTGGTGTACATATCTTTGATGATTTTTCCTTTTTCAAATAAAATGATGCGTTCGCATACATCTGTAACGTGGTTGAGGTCGTGACTGGAGATGAGGGTGGTAAGTTGTTTTGTTTTTAAAGTTTTTAAGTGGTCTTTAAGCCTGATTTGTGTGGTTGGATCAAGGTTTGCAAAGGGTTCGTCTAGGATTAGCAGTTCGGGGTTTTGGAGTAGTGCAGCGACGATGCCTATTTTGTTTTGGTTTCCCATCGAAAAATCGCGGATGTATTTGCCGCTGTTCATAATCTCTCCGTTGAAGAGTTCTGTATAGGGGATGAGGTAATTCATGACTTCTGAGGGGCTGTATTGTTGGAGGGAGCCGATAAAAAGGAAGTATTCTTCTGGGGTGAGGTAATTGATCAGAAATCCTTCGTCAAGAAAGGATGCGGTATAGTTTTTCCATTGTTCATCTTGGGCTACATTTTTACCTTTGGAAAGGATCTCTCCTGAAAGTGGACGGATGAGGTCTAGCAGCATTCTGAAGAGGGTGGTTTTACCGGCGCCATTGTTACCTACAATGCCAACAGTTTCTCCGGCATTAATGATTAAATGATCAATATCTACTACGGTAGTACCTGCGTATTCTTTTTTTAATTCTTTAATTTCGAGCATCTTATTTTTGTCTAAAGCCTTCTGCGATGAGGTATTTTCTTTTTTGGAATTCTGTGGTCAGGAAGTTTGTCCAGAAGTTCCTGGTCAACAGGCCTGCAAGTCCTGTGATTGCTACTGCTGCAATTCCCCAATAGGGATTTGAAAGGAGGGATACTGGTAAATAAATTAAGTATGGGCTTAGCATGAGGGGAATGGTCTGCAGCATTGTAGAAGCGGTAATGCCTTGCCAGTTCATTGAAGAGCCTTTGCTTAAGTCGAGGGCTTTGTAGTTTCTGGTGGCAAAGTATAAAGTGATCACTGAAGTGATGCCGATATTGTAAAAATAGATAGCAAACTGCAGGATCAGGATTTTCCAGCTGATTAATCCGTAAAGGCTTACTAAGGCTGTCAATACTGTTGATCCGATAGTGAATAGCAGGAACTTGGCTCTGAAAAAGGTTTTTATATTCAGTTTGCTGGTTAAAAGCCCGTCAAATTCGGCGCTTTGCCAGCCAAACATAAATTGTCCGTAGAGCATAATCATGTTTCCGGTCATAAAAGCTGCGGGGAATAGCAGTGTCCAGAATTTATCGGCGGCTAATTTGTCTTGTTTATAGAAAAGAAGGCCGTAGAAGATGAAAAGTAGCCCTTTAGTGAGGGTTGAGCGGGATCTTTTGTTTCGTAATATTAATTTGATTTCCAGTGCAAGGTAAACTCCTGTTTCTCCAAACCGGTCCAGAAAGGGATAGTCTGTACTTGATTTTTTCTGTTTTGCTGACTGTAGTTCTTCGAGGTAAAGGTTCCCTTTTAAAAAGCGGGTATTAATTGTCAGCATCACTAGCGCTGCAACGGGAAAGATTAATGCAGCTATTGGGGTAGTGGTTATGGTCTGAAATACCAGGTTTGACAGTGATGCAATAGAGAAGACCTTGAAATATTCAAGCAGGCCTACGGCAACTAAAAAAGTTGCGCCCAGAATTCCCGCTTTAAGGTTTCCTATAGTCAGTCTTTTGAAATATAGCGCTGCATAATTATTGAAAACTACCAGAGAGGTAATCGCCAGTAAATACATGATACAGGGAAACGCGCCAAAATCATTGTTAATCTTTAAAATAGAGAAGGGAAATAAAAGCAGCAGAGGAAGGAGGTTGAATACAGAAAAAAGTGCCGTGATATTTAAGAAAGAGATGAGTTTACTTTTGGGGATATTCAGATGCAGGTAGGGTTGTACAGCCAGTGTTGGAAGCTCTTGCAATTGTAAACGCATCAGGAATTCTATGGTGAAATAATAGAGGATCATACCGTTGAAAACCAGCATGACGTCTTTGCCGGGAAGCATTTCTTCGATAATATGTTCCATGTTATACCCGATGAAAATAGAAACAAGGGCCAGGTAAAGTATAATGAAGCCCATGATCAGTTGGGTCGCAATTGTACCGCCCTTGCCTTTGGATCTCCAAAAACTCATCCACTGATGTGCTAAAAATGTTGCGTACATAATCGTAAATATATATAAAAATTAACTCCGTGCTGCACCAGAATTTCGTTGGGGAGCAAGCCGCCGGGAGATCTGCTATATAGAAGGTGCTTTGTTGAGTTATTGCTGTTTTTTTTTCATATTTTTGCGGGAAAGAATATATTATGGCAAGCTTTACGTTCACTCCTGAATCAGCAGAAAGAGTTAAAATCAAAGTCCTTAGAAAGTATAGAGATTTAGCTAAAGAGAATTTAATATTTGCGCCTGGTCAGGAAGATCAGCTGGTTAATCAATTGACTGTTTTGTTAAAAAGAGATGTCAGGTATGTTGAATTTACCATCAGTAAAGCACTGGCCGATCCTAACGGGAACAGGTTGTAAGCAATAGGTAAGCCCATCCTCTTTAATTCATCCGCATGCCCATGAAAAGAAACAAGTTTGCACTTTTATTTGCTCTTATTGCATTTGCGTCTTTTACCTGGTCTTTTAAGGAGGATTTATTCCTGGTCTCTAAAAATATGGACATTTTCGCGTCTTTATATAGGGAAATTAACATCAATTATGTTGATGAAACCAATGCCGGAGATTTAATGAAGACCGGTATCGATGCAATGCTCGATACATTGGACCCTTATACTACCTATATTCCTGAATCTGAAGTAGAGGATTATAAGCTGAAATATGTGAGCACACAATTTGGCGGGATTGGTGTGAGTACTGTTTTTATCGAAGGGAAACTTTTTGTAAATGAAGTGAGTGCAGATTATCCTGCCTTTAAGCTTGGCGTTCAGCCAGGCGATCAGCTTGTAAAGATCAACGGGATTGAAGTGAAAGGAAAAGAACGTGCTGAGGTAAGCCGTTTACTTCGTGGTCCACGCGGTTCTGCTGTAGATTTGCTGCTGGTGAGAGCGGGCACTGTCATTCAAAAACAGTTGGTCAGAGACGAAATCAAACAACTTAATGTTTCTTATTCTGGAATGATCGGTGATCTCGCTTATATCAGGCTGGATAAGTTTCTGGAGAATTCTGCACAGGAAGTACAGGACGCTGCGGTTGAGTTGAATAAACAGCATCCAAAGGGGATGATTCTTGACCTGAGGTATAATGGGGGAGGGATTTTGCAGGAAGCAGTGAAAATTGTAAATCTGTTTGTGAATAAAGACCTGGTTGTGGTGACTCAGAAAGGACGTAATCCTGAAAAAACAATTAATTATAAAACAAGCAATCTGCCGTTGCTGCCGGATCTTCCTTTAGTGGTATTAATCAATGGTTCTTCTGCATCAGCTTCAGAAATAGTTGCAGGTGCTTTGCAGGACCTGGATAGAGGGGTGATCATCGGACAAAGGAGTTATGGTAAGGGGCTTGTTCAGCAAACTTTTAACCTGCCTTACAATAGTCTGGTTAAAGTGACGGTAGCCAAATATTTTACACCTTCCGGAAGATGTATTCAGGCGGTAGATTATGCGCATAAAAATAAAGAAGGGAAAAATGTAAAAATAGCCGATTCCCTGATTGCGAAATATAAAACTAAAACCGGCAGAAGCGTCTATAACGGAAGCGGTGTTTATCCGGATGTAGAAGTCGGAACGATCAAGCTAAGCCCTATAACCATCTCTTTAATTAGTAAGAGCATGTTTTTCGACTTCGCCAATGCTTACAAAAAGAGCCATGCGACAATTAGCGCGGCTTCTGATTTTCGGGTGTCGGAAGAGGACTATACTGCTTTTGCCAATTCGCTGGATGGTAAAGACTACGCTTACACCTCTACTGCAGAAAGGTTACTGTCAGAATTGAGAACTGAAGCAGAAAAAGAACAAAAGCTGGGGTTGGTAAAGACAGATCTGGAAGACCTGAAGGCCAAGATGCTGGTTGCTAAAAAAACGGAGATATTTACGCACAAAGCTGAGATCAAAAGAATGCTTGAAACACAGATTGTAAGCAGGTATTATTTTGAGAAGGGTAAAATAGTGCAAGCATTTCAGTATGATAAAGAACTGGAAGCCGCTAAATCAGTGCTTGGCAATTCCACTAAAATGCTTGCAATATTAAAAGGTGAGGGTACTTATAAAACTATAGGTGATCCTGCAAAAGTAATTGCAACCCCTGCAGATAGTAATTAATCAGTCCCGTGTAATTTCACAACTAAACCGTCCATTTCATGGCTTAATTG is a window encoding:
- a CDS encoding S41 family peptidase translates to MKRNKFALLFALIAFASFTWSFKEDLFLVSKNMDIFASLYREININYVDETNAGDLMKTGIDAMLDTLDPYTTYIPESEVEDYKLKYVSTQFGGIGVSTVFIEGKLFVNEVSADYPAFKLGVQPGDQLVKINGIEVKGKERAEVSRLLRGPRGSAVDLLLVRAGTVIQKQLVRDEIKQLNVSYSGMIGDLAYIRLDKFLENSAQEVQDAAVELNKQHPKGMILDLRYNGGGILQEAVKIVNLFVNKDLVVVTQKGRNPEKTINYKTSNLPLLPDLPLVVLINGSSASASEIVAGALQDLDRGVIIGQRSYGKGLVQQTFNLPYNSLVKVTVAKYFTPSGRCIQAVDYAHKNKEGKNVKIADSLIAKYKTKTGRSVYNGSGVYPDVEVGTIKLSPITISLISKSMFFDFANAYKKSHATISAASDFRVSEEDYTAFANSLDGKDYAYTSTAERLLSELRTEAEKEQKLGLVKTDLEDLKAKMLVAKKTEIFTHKAEIKRMLETQIVSRYYFEKGKIVQAFQYDKELEAAKSVLGNSTKMLAILKGEGTYKTIGDPAKVIATPADSN
- the nagB gene encoding glucosamine-6-phosphate deaminase produces the protein MTMARLNLLEETRFEKLPVSVFNNPAVASINVAQRIANLIRDKQEKKQKAVLGLATGVTPIAVYAELVRLHKEENLSFSNVITFNLDEYYPMQPNAAQSYVTFMNENLFDHIDIPKEHINIPDGTLELEAIPAFCLDYERKIGELGGLDIQILGIGRTGHIGFNEPGSAPNSGTRLVTLDDLTRRDAARDFGGKSFVPSKAITMGIGTIFKAREIILMAWNQKKASIIKKAVEGEISSEVPATYLQLSDHVEFILDKDAASLLTRFDTPWLVKDCVWEDKLIRKAVIWLANTLKKPILKLTEDDFNNHGMAQLAIERGPVYNINIHIFNKLQHTITGWPGGKPNADDSQRPERAAPAKKRVVIFSPHPDDDVISMGGTFIRLVDQQHDVHVAYQTSGNTAVWDDDALRFVEFSIDFAEKMGLDQKELKGIYDNMRTFIADKKPNQVDTPEIQSVKGLIRKGEAIAGARYCGLEDDHIHFMALPFYESGKNKKNPVTNLDVELTMELLQKVKPEQIFAAGDFEDPHGTHLVCFNIIIEAMNRLRQTEAWAKDCWLWMYRGAWQEFDTHEIEMAVPLSPQELLKKKYAIFKHQSQKDRAVFPGDDSREFWERAEDRNRDTAKAYDDLGLAEYEAMEAFVRWKF
- a CDS encoding ABC transporter ATP-binding protein, with the translated sequence MLEIKELKKEYAGTTVVDIDHLIINAGETVGIVGNNGAGKTTLFRMLLDLIRPLSGEILSKGKNVAQDEQWKNYTASFLDEGFLINYLTPEEYFLFIGSLQQYSPSEVMNYLIPYTELFNGEIMNSGKYIRDFSMGNQNKIGIVAALLQNPELLILDEPFANLDPTTQIRLKDHLKTLKTKQLTTLISSHDLNHVTDVCERIILFEKGKIIKDMYTNENTLKELEAYFSLKTF
- a CDS encoding DUF5687 family protein, producing the protein MYATFLAHQWMSFWRSKGKGGTIATQLIMGFIILYLALVSIFIGYNMEHIIEEMLPGKDVMLVFNGMILYYFTIEFLMRLQLQELPTLAVQPYLHLNIPKSKLISFLNITALFSVFNLLPLLLLFPFSILKINNDFGAFPCIMYLLAITSLVVFNNYAALYFKRLTIGNLKAGILGATFLVAVGLLEYFKVFSIASLSNLVFQTITTTPIAALIFPVAALVMLTINTRFLKGNLYLEELQSAKQKKSSTDYPFLDRFGETGVYLALEIKLILRNKRSRSTLTKGLLFIFYGLLFYKQDKLAADKFWTLLFPAAFMTGNMIMLYGQFMFGWQSAEFDGLLTSKLNIKTFFRAKFLLFTIGSTVLTALVSLYGLISWKILILQFAIYFYNIGITSVITLYFATRNYKALDLSKGSSMNWQGITASTMLQTIPLMLSPYLIYLPVSLLSNPYWGIAAVAITGLAGLLTRNFWTNFLTTEFQKRKYLIAEGFRQK